The genomic stretch AGTATTAAAATCTgaaacaataataatctagatcATGTCCTCTTTAACCAGCTgtcaaaataatcaaatcatcaatccatgtcaaaataataaaaaaccccTCCTAAATAGGTCCAGAACAGAAGACCCATGTAGTGGTTACAATAAAAAGAGGGCTAAACCCTTGGCTCTTCCCAATTGCACTACCAAAATTTACCATTGGATTGATAGGTTTTGGACTTGAATTGATTATTTATCTTATTATATTTATGGGCCAATTTCTCAGTCTATAAATCCTAGGCCCGACCCATGTGCCTATTTCTCTCATCTTTTTTGGAATGATCACTCTACTCCTTAAGAATGATTCCTTTTTAGAGACTATGGTTGGTTGTTTCTTACTGGTATAAGCTATAATACAATTGAAAATTCGAGATCTTAAGATAACCAAATGgatacaattgaaaattcaagaggaaaataaaaggaaaattttttctgATATACTTATGAACTTTCAATCACATGCTTTGATAGATGTGGGTGGATTCATATGATAGAGAACTCCACACATCGAGTGTGCGGAAGCAACCAACAAGAGAAGGTGGTATGGTCATCTCATCAAAAAGGGGTGGTCACGGTGTCGAGGCGTAGGAGCATAGGATGGGGTAGCTTATTTtctcccaagaaaaaaaagaaaaaagaaaaaagaaccctATCAATCTGATGCAGGAGATGTCTAGAATGGGGCATAGAGCACATGACACCCTTATAGAGAGCATGAAAAGACTATGTTACCCCTCCCCAGTTAGCGCTAAAGAGGTTCTTGCATGCCTTCTCATTGGCCTACTTTGCACTAGACCGATAGAGTTCTTtccccataaaaaataaaaaaaaatttatcagttTGGCATAGAAAACACCATATGCACCGATCAATGGGAGGAGTGATAGGGTATCTTCAATGCACAACAGGGAAGGACAGTGTGGTCTTTTCACATCCGCACCCGTATAGATGTTTCCTGCGTCAgactatcttcttttcttttcccaacAAGAGCTACCTGTTTGTCGAGGAATATTACTTTAATACCCTCATCCATCTGGGCGTTGAAAGCCTGTGTGTGCTTGGAGATAGTGGTTACTGGAGCGACATTTTCAGAGACAGGAGCATACAGGCAACAGTGAGCAGAAGGAAAGCCATGGCACAGGTCCTTAACCCATGCTCACCGCAAAGGACTCTCCGCTGCTCGTCTTCAATCCACCTCGATTCGTCTCCCGTTAGCTTGTGTACCAATCTCCGCCCAAATCAATACCCTAATAAGTGGAACTCTCTGCAACAGAAGCTTAAGTCCCATGGCAGATATTCGTGCCTTTTCTCAGACAATCGTAGAGAGGTAAGCAGATTGATTTCACTTCGTTTCTATACCCGCTTGTTAGACTGATTTCTCTTGTTTCAAATTATTGGGTTCTTGAAGCTATTTTCATGGATTCTGTTACAAATTCTGAATTAAGAAAAACCCTTTTTGCTTTCATCTGTTGGATTTGTGGGTTTGATCTTTTCGATTGACCAACTGAGTTATATCATGTTGTGAACCAAATTACTGTATAGAAATGAATGCTTAGGGAAACTATGTGTACCCTGTTACTCTCGCTTCGTTGGCATCTGAAATGTCTTTGTTATAATGGGCACCATTGAATTGTGTCTTTTTCATTTGGGGACCGCTTGGATTCCCATAGTATGAGGATAACACTTGCAGCTGGAAGGTTTGCTTATTCCAAGGAGTGTTGGATACATAGCGGTGAATTATGCAAGTAGGAGTGCACTCATTGTAGGGTGAATTGCGCCTAATATGGAGAAATTCAGAGACAAGATTTGTGTATCCCAGTTTCCCCTATGAAGATTTTGCATGAATATTCCTGGAAAATTTTTATTCAACGTTTTAATTCATCACATTGTAGTATACTTTTGTCATATGACTCATATTACTTTCTTAATGAATCCTTATTATCCAAAACCATCAtaatgtttccattttttttatctgattATGGAAATTACCACAACTGCCTGATGGGATACATACTACCACAAATTTACAATCCATCCTCCTCCCGACCCCCACTTGTTGAAGAATTTCAGTAAATATGCCTCCAATAACCTTTAGGAAATTTATTTGCTTTTCTCTTTAAACATATTGCTGTCCTTGTGTGGTTGTTCTCCTTTTTCTGTGCTGCATTAACGCAACTTTCATAGACTCTGTTTCCAGGTCTACTTCAATCACCCTTCTTCCAGTAGCATAGATTTGGTTGATGAACTGGATCCATTTTTATCTGTTATACATCCTTTATGCTTGGAAGTTATTAACCCCCTCTCCCTTCCATATTAAAATGAAAAGTCATATGTTCTGTGTACTCTTTATGTAGTTGGTAAGGACATCAAACTTGTGTGTAGACCTATTGGTAATAGAACttttattctttattaaaaGGGGGCTGGGTTCCAGGACAACCATACCCATTACCCATTTCATCATGCATTTAATAACTCCCATGTGGCAATCAGTTGGGATCCAAAATTGGTAGCCATACGTATTGCACACATCATCATCTATCGGTTGAAAATTTGACACAGACATCCATATGTGCCGTTGTACTAACAGGTGAATGCGTAATAATCTCAGCAGTAGTTGTCGAATAATTAATAGGGATTGCCCTACATGGGTGGCCATATGAGATATGCCACCAAATTTGACAGGTGGTCTGTCAGGGGGATCCCACATCTATCTGATAGCTGGCATGCCAAATCATCTGTTCACATGGCTAATAAATGGCTCGCATGACAGAAAAGGTTCCTAGTCCAGGTGTGATGGAACCTTTATCCCTTCTTAAATAAAGTTTATGGACACACTTAAAGACCTACTTATcagacaaaaaataagaaaattgaaaatgtAAAAGCAAGGAGTGGATCTGCATATAAGCATTGACATGTAGCTCCAGGCATTGTTAGAACTTGAAGCAAGAGACAGTGTTCTCATTTTAGGACACCTAGGTGAAGTTATGGCTTGAGAATAAGCAAGGCACTGTTAGTAGGTTGGTGAATAAGGAGGCCGCTGCTAAGGTCAgctttgattttgatatttgaCATTGATTTCAACATCCTTAAAGAGCCACAAAATACTTGTTCTGatgttactatttttttttttttttggggggggtgggttgCAAGACTTTTATATTAACAATAGGTTATGTTTGGGCCTGCATCTAccctctctctcctaaaatatatataaaaaaatattgtataAGGGTTTCAACTAAAGCTGGAAAAGCTACTCTGTATAATGTATTTAGCTTTTACAAAAAATTCTGGATGCAGGAACAAGCAAAAAAGGCATTAGAAAGTGCTCTTGGtggaaagaaaaatgagtttgaCAAATGGAACAAAGAAATTCAGAAAAGAGAGGCGTTAGATGTTGGGGGCAATGCTGGTGGAGGAGGTTGGTTTGGATGGGGTAGATGGTTTGGTGGATCCAATGGCGATAATTTCTGGCAAGAAGCCCAGCAAGCAGGGCTTGCTATCTTGGGCATTGTTTTCATGGTACATAGTACTTTTACTCACTTCTGGTATTTTTTGTTAtggtttttcccattttttttctttcattaccATAAAATTTTATCATGGCTTTTTTTCCATTGCATTCACTTAAAGTagaattcttcctttttttgctTGACAGTATCTTGTGATTGCAAAAGGGGAAGTGATGCTTGCTGTCATCTTTAACCCATTGCTGTTTGCCTTGAGAGGGATAAGAAATAGCTTCACTGTCATATCATCACACATCTTGGGAAAGATTTCTCCAACCGGTCCTTATGTCAAGCCTCATATTACACTGAAGGAGGAATTCCATACCCATGTCTCAGCTAAGGAGAGTGTGATAAGGAAATGGGGAAGTGACTGATACCTTTTCTTCCAGGTGCTTATGTGTTCTCCTCATTCCATGTCTTTTTGCTGTGATGATTATCATGGTGGCTTTTTCCTCCTAGAGCTGATCCATTTTTGTCGACATTTGATACAAAGTTTTATTGCAGAAGTAGCTGATTTTGTATAAAACTTGGAGTAATTTAGTGAGctaattttttgttaaaatgaCTGGCTTGAGCTTTGAATGTAACAAGCTCCATTTCTGAAGAGCATTGCTGTCCAGGTAGGAGTAATACTAGCTATAGAGTTTCTGAATTACTGTTCGA from Macadamia integrifolia cultivar HAES 741 chromosome 14, SCU_Mint_v3, whole genome shotgun sequence encodes the following:
- the LOC122061165 gene encoding uncharacterized protein LOC122061165, producing the protein MGGVIGYLQCTTGKDSVVFSHPHPYRCFLRQTIFFSFPNKSYLFVEEYYFNTLIHLGVESLCVLGDSGYWSDIFRDRSIQATVSRRKAMAQVLNPCSPQRTLRCSSSIHLDSSPVSLCTNLRPNQYPNKWNSLQQKLKSHGRYSCLFSDNRREEQAKKALESALGGKKNEFDKWNKEIQKREALDVGGNAGGGGWFGWGRWFGGSNGDNFWQEAQQAGLAILGIVFMYLVIAKGEVMLAVIFNPLLFALRGIRNSFTVISSHILGKISPTGPYVKPHITLKEEFHTHVSAKESVIRKWGSD